A single Paracoccus pantotrophus DNA region contains:
- a CDS encoding ABC transporter ATP-binding protein, which yields MIEIRQVQKHYGDYHALRGIDLTIRSGEFFSLLGPSGCGKTTLLRTIAGFEDISSGVVLIDGQDMQEVPANRRPTNMVFQSYAIFPHLTVAENVGFGLRRDPRSRAEKAAAVEQALEMVGLKGYGNRASHALSGGQRQRVALARALILKPKVLLLDEPLSALDRKMREQMQVELIKLQRQVGITFVLVTHDQEEALVMSDRIAVMFEGQIAQMDGPEALYARPTSRRVANFIGVMNFLPARVLGETGEAVQIEAPGLGRVDIPLANVSRADPGDDGPSVGFRPEAVSLLAPGAQGTNRVAEGVIDEVVYYGDMTYYDVRLDGSAGFDGQVRPVRIAMRNVFGREVQDVGTRANVSWSPGSLVLFR from the coding sequence ATGATCGAGATCCGGCAGGTGCAGAAGCATTACGGCGATTATCACGCGCTGCGCGGCATCGACCTGACCATCCGCTCGGGCGAGTTCTTTTCGCTGCTGGGCCCCTCGGGCTGCGGCAAGACCACGCTTCTGCGCACCATCGCCGGGTTCGAGGACATCTCCTCGGGCGTCGTGCTGATCGACGGGCAGGACATGCAGGAGGTGCCGGCGAACCGGCGGCCCACGAACATGGTGTTCCAGTCCTATGCCATCTTCCCGCATCTGACCGTGGCCGAGAACGTGGGCTTCGGGCTGCGCCGCGACCCGCGAAGCAGGGCCGAGAAGGCGGCGGCGGTCGAGCAGGCGCTGGAGATGGTCGGGCTGAAAGGCTATGGCAACCGCGCCAGCCATGCGCTGTCGGGGGGGCAGCGGCAGCGGGTGGCCTTGGCGCGGGCGCTGATCCTCAAGCCCAAGGTGCTGCTGCTCGATGAGCCGCTTTCGGCGCTGGACCGCAAGATGCGCGAGCAGATGCAGGTCGAGCTGATCAAGCTGCAGCGCCAGGTCGGCATCACCTTCGTTCTTGTCACCCATGACCAGGAGGAGGCGCTGGTCATGTCCGACCGCATCGCGGTGATGTTCGAGGGCCAGATCGCCCAGATGGACGGGCCCGAGGCGCTTTATGCCCGCCCGACCAGCCGCCGGGTGGCGAATTTCATCGGGGTGATGAACTTCCTGCCTGCCCGCGTGCTGGGCGAGACCGGCGAGGCCGTGCAGATCGAGGCGCCGGGGCTGGGCCGCGTCGATATTCCCCTGGCCAATGTCAGCCGTGCCGATCCCGGCGACGACGGCCCCTCGGTCGGCTTCCGGCCCGAGGCGGTGTCGCTGCTGGCGCCCGGCGCGCAGGGCACGAACCGGGTGGCCGAGGGGGTGATCGACGAGGTCGTCTATTACGGCGACATGACCTATTACGACGTGCGGCTGGACGGCTCGGCGGGCTTCGACGGCCAGGTGCGGCCGGTGCGGATCGCCATGCGCAACGTCTTCGGCCGCGAGGTGCAGGATGTCGGCACCCGCGCGAATGTGAGTTGGTCCCCCGGCTCGCTGGTGCTTTTCCGCTGA
- a CDS encoding pore-forming ESAT-6 family protein, whose amino-acid sequence MPAQDSAAAYESARNQLGVLAYCQEQGHIDGKAVEIQTKLLAMIPAGDSAQGDAAEAKGKEGTVSAMGVERTLEDAAKEQNTTEAALCQQMEGLLQQLAAQVPA is encoded by the coding sequence GTGCCGGCCCAGGACAGCGCCGCCGCCTATGAAAGCGCGCGCAACCAGCTGGGCGTCCTGGCCTATTGCCAGGAACAGGGCCATATCGACGGCAAGGCGGTCGAGATCCAGACCAAGCTGCTGGCGATGATCCCGGCGGGCGACAGCGCCCAGGGCGATGCGGCCGAGGCCAAGGGCAAGGAAGGCACCGTCTCGGCCATGGGCGTCGAGCGGACGCTGGAAGACGCCGCCAAGGAGCAGAACACCACCGAAGCGGCGCTTTGCCAGCAGATGGAAGGCCTGCTGCAACAGCTGGCCGCGCAGGTTCCTGCCTGA
- a CDS encoding MmcQ/YjbR family DNA-binding protein yields the protein MSRELVNEICAAQPGAEWSDPWGGGHDCWKIGGKTFAVTGAVGTHVSVKTDSTEMAEFLIETGVAERAAYLHRSWVALPLDSAPDELAHRIRHSYRLVRGALPKKVQAALPPL from the coding sequence ATGAGCCGCGAACTGGTCAACGAGATCTGTGCCGCACAGCCTGGGGCCGAGTGGTCGGATCCCTGGGGCGGCGGCCATGATTGCTGGAAGATCGGTGGCAAGACCTTTGCCGTGACCGGTGCAGTCGGCACCCATGTCTCGGTCAAGACCGACAGCACCGAGATGGCCGAGTTCCTGATCGAGACCGGCGTGGCCGAACGCGCGGCCTATCTGCATCGCAGCTGGGTGGCGCTGCCGCTCGATTCGGCCCCCGACGAGCTGGCGCATCGCATCCGCCATTCCTATCGGCTGGTGCGCGGCGCCCTGCCCAAGAAGGTGCAGGCCGCCCTGCCGCCCCTGTGA
- the cysS gene encoding cysteine--tRNA ligase — protein sequence MVEIRLTNTRTRRKEVFRPIDPQNVRLYLCGPTVYDRAHLGNARPVVVIDVLVRLLRHVHGADHVTYVRNFTDVDDKINAAALARKEAGAPGTLEALIRERTRETIGWYHADMDALGAERPDHEPRATDYIAQMIAMIETLVAGGHAYARDGHVLFRVRSYADYGKLSGRSVDDMIAGARVEVAPFKEDPMDFVLWKPSDDELPGWDSPWGRGRPGWHIECSAMSYELLGESFDIHAGGIDLQFPHHENEIAQSCCAHPHGDFARVWLHNEMLQVEGRKMSKSLGNFFTVRDLLDQGIPGEVIRFVLLSTHYRKPMDWTAEKAREAEAVLRKWRGLVAGIEPAPSPALAVLAALADDLNTAGAIAALHEMAGQGDAPGLLAGARMLGLLTEELGGWIAAGPDLSPWAERMNALRAEAKASKDFSAVDGLKQRLLDAGVEVRMGPAGVELLPGPDFDAARLPE from the coding sequence ATGGTCGAGATCAGGCTGACGAATACCAGGACGCGCCGGAAAGAGGTTTTCCGGCCCATCGACCCGCAGAATGTGCGGCTCTATCTTTGCGGGCCGACGGTCTATGACCGGGCGCATCTGGGCAATGCCCGGCCGGTGGTGGTGATCGACGTGCTGGTGCGGCTCTTGCGCCATGTCCATGGCGCGGACCATGTCACCTATGTGCGCAACTTCACCGACGTGGACGACAAGATCAACGCCGCCGCCCTGGCCCGCAAGGAGGCCGGCGCCCCCGGCACGCTGGAGGCGCTGATCCGCGAGCGCACGCGGGAAACCATCGGCTGGTATCACGCCGACATGGACGCGCTGGGGGCCGAGCGTCCCGATCACGAGCCGCGCGCCACCGATTACATTGCCCAGATGATCGCCATGATCGAGACCTTGGTCGCCGGCGGCCATGCCTATGCGCGCGACGGCCATGTGCTGTTCCGGGTGCGGAGTTACGCCGATTACGGCAAGCTTTCGGGGCGCTCGGTAGACGACATGATCGCCGGCGCCCGCGTCGAGGTCGCGCCCTTCAAGGAAGACCCGATGGATTTCGTGCTGTGGAAGCCTTCGGACGACGAATTGCCGGGCTGGGACAGCCCCTGGGGACGCGGCCGTCCGGGCTGGCATATCGAATGTTCGGCCATGTCCTACGAGCTTTTGGGCGAGAGCTTCGACATCCATGCCGGCGGCATCGACCTGCAATTCCCCCATCACGAGAACGAGATCGCGCAAAGCTGCTGCGCCCATCCGCATGGCGATTTCGCCCGCGTCTGGCTGCATAACGAGATGCTGCAGGTCGAGGGCCGGAAGATGTCCAAATCCCTGGGCAATTTCTTCACCGTCCGCGATCTCTTGGACCAGGGCATTCCGGGCGAGGTGATCCGCTTCGTCCTGCTGTCGACGCATTACCGCAAGCCGATGGACTGGACGGCCGAGAAGGCGCGCGAAGCCGAGGCGGTGCTGCGCAAGTGGCGCGGCCTTGTCGCGGGCATCGAGCCCGCGCCAAGCCCGGCCCTCGCCGTCCTGGCCGCGCTTGCCGACGACCTCAATACCGCGGGGGCGATCGCGGCCTTGCACGAGATGGCAGGGCAGGGCGATGCGCCCGGGCTGCTTGCCGGCGCCCGGATGCTGGGCCTGCTGACCGAGGAGCTGGGCGGCTGGATCGCCGCGGGCCCCGACCTGTCGCCCTGGGCCGAGCGCATGAATGCGTTGCGGGCAGAAGCCAAGGCCAGCAAGGATTTCTCGGCCGTGGATGGTCTCAAGCAGCGTCTTCTGGACGCGGGGGTCGAGGTCCGCATGGGCCCTGCCGGGGTCGAGCTTCTGCCCGGCCCGGATTTCGACGCCGCCAGACTGCCCGAATAA
- the cimA gene encoding citramalate synthase — MTRQRLYLYDTTLRDGQQTQGVQFSAAEKAEIAGMLDRLGVDYIEGGWPGANPTDSDFFAQAPATRATMTAFGMTKRAGRSADNDDVLAAVMNAGTRAVCLVGKTHPFHVREALGISLEDNLENIRASVAHLVAEGREALFDAEHFFDGYDEDADYALACLRAALEAGARWIVLCDTNGGTLPDRVGQITRAVIAAGIPGERLGIHCHDDTGNAVACTLAAVAAGARQVQGTLNGLGERCGNASLTSLIPTLLLKEPYRSALETGVTAEGLAGLTRISRRLDEILNRPPARPAPYVGASAFAHKAGLHASAILKNPATYEHVDPATVGNERIIPMSNQAGQSNLRARLAEAGIEVGRDDPALARILDLVKAREDAGYAYDGAQASFELLALAELGRMQHYFSVERYRVTVERRRNALGKRISVSEAVVVVQIGGERMLSVSESMDAEGHDRGPVNALWRALAKDLGPYQAAIDDMHLVDFRVRITGEGVEAATRVIIDSADGQGHRWSTVGVSPNIVDASFEALVDAIRWKLIRDRVVPA; from the coding sequence ATGACGCGTCAGCGCCTATATCTTTACGACACCACGCTGCGCGACGGGCAGCAGACCCAGGGCGTGCAGTTTTCCGCCGCCGAAAAGGCCGAGATCGCCGGGATGCTGGATCGGCTGGGCGTGGATTACATCGAGGGCGGCTGGCCGGGCGCCAACCCGACCGACAGCGATTTCTTCGCCCAGGCGCCGGCGACCCGCGCCACCATGACCGCCTTTGGCATGACCAAGCGCGCCGGTCGCTCGGCCGATAACGACGACGTGCTGGCGGCGGTGATGAACGCGGGCACCCGCGCGGTCTGCCTGGTCGGCAAGACGCATCCCTTCCATGTCCGCGAGGCGCTGGGGATCTCGCTGGAGGACAACCTCGAGAATATCCGTGCCTCGGTCGCGCATCTGGTGGCCGAGGGCCGCGAGGCGCTGTTCGATGCCGAGCACTTCTTTGACGGCTACGACGAGGACGCGGATTATGCGCTGGCCTGCCTGCGCGCGGCGCTGGAGGCGGGCGCGCGCTGGATCGTGCTTTGCGACACCAATGGCGGCACCTTGCCCGACCGGGTGGGGCAGATCACGCGCGCCGTGATCGCGGCCGGCATCCCCGGCGAGCGGCTGGGCATCCATTGCCATGACGATACCGGCAATGCCGTGGCCTGCACGCTGGCTGCCGTCGCTGCCGGGGCGCGGCAGGTGCAGGGCACGCTCAATGGCCTGGGCGAGCGTTGCGGCAACGCCAGCCTGACCAGCCTGATCCCGACCCTGCTGCTGAAGGAGCCCTATCGCTCGGCGCTGGAAACCGGCGTCACCGCCGAGGGGCTGGCGGGGCTCACGCGCATCTCGCGCCGGCTGGACGAGATCCTGAACCGCCCGCCCGCCCGGCCCGCACCCTATGTCGGCGCCTCGGCATTCGCCCACAAGGCCGGGCTGCATGCCAGCGCCATCCTGAAGAATCCCGCGACCTACGAGCATGTGGACCCCGCCACCGTGGGCAACGAGCGCATCATCCCGATGTCGAACCAGGCCGGGCAGTCGAACCTGCGCGCGCGTCTGGCCGAGGCGGGGATCGAGGTCGGTCGCGACGATCCGGCGCTGGCGCGCATCCTCGACCTGGTCAAGGCGCGCGAGGATGCCGGCTATGCCTATGACGGCGCCCAGGCCAGCTTCGAGCTGCTGGCCCTGGCCGAGCTGGGCCGGATGCAGCACTATTTCTCGGTCGAGCGCTACCGCGTCACCGTCGAGCGGCGCCGGAACGCGCTGGGGAAACGCATCTCGGTTTCCGAGGCGGTGGTGGTGGTGCAGATCGGCGGCGAGCGGATGCTCTCGGTCAGCGAAAGCATGGATGCCGAGGGGCATGACCGCGGCCCGGTCAACGCGCTGTGGCGGGCGCTGGCCAAGGATCTGGGCCCCTATCAGGCCGCCATCGACGACATGCATCTGGTGGATTTCCGCGTCCGCATCACCGGCGAAGGGGTCGAGGCGGCGACGCGGGTCATCATCGACAGCGCCGACGGCCAGGGCCATCGCTGGTCCACCGTCGGCGTGTCGCCCAATATCGTCGATGCCAGTTTCGAGGCGCTGGTCGATGCGATCCGCTGGAAGCTGATCCGCGACAGGGTGGTGCCGGCATGA
- a CDS encoding squalene/phytoene synthase family protein, whose protein sequence is MSLDDCAEALREHDPDRFGICLLAPAEARPRLLTLYALNLELARAPLASTEPLIAEMRLQWWIERLEDIGAGKVQSHELLTPLAEAWGPRAAGFPVLAEARRRDAAREPLDGPEAVAAYVRDTAVPLARFAAEAMGWEAAGGFAPPDPRGVFGKRRKPDVAEVVDAQAEGVGLAHWLAALPALQGLGLGLWDASPEVLAGIAGKARAKLAEARAQRRFVPRRLAPVLFAGAGVRAALRAAPRGIEALAGAAPSEFRRRLALGAFALTHRWWI, encoded by the coding sequence ATGAGCCTGGACGATTGCGCCGAGGCGCTGCGCGAGCACGATCCCGACCGCTTCGGCATCTGTCTGCTGGCCCCCGCTGAGGCGCGGCCGCGGCTGCTGACGCTTTATGCGCTGAACCTGGAGCTGGCGCGTGCGCCGCTCGCCTCGACCGAGCCGCTGATCGCCGAGATGCGGCTGCAATGGTGGATCGAGCGGCTGGAGGACATCGGCGCCGGCAAGGTGCAGTCGCATGAGCTGCTGACGCCGCTGGCCGAGGCCTGGGGACCGCGCGCCGCCGGTTTCCCGGTACTGGCCGAGGCGCGGCGCCGCGATGCGGCGCGCGAGCCGCTGGACGGGCCCGAAGCCGTCGCGGCCTATGTGCGGGATACGGCGGTGCCGCTGGCGCGCTTCGCCGCCGAGGCCATGGGCTGGGAGGCTGCCGGGGGCTTCGCGCCCCCGGACCCCCGCGGGGTATTTGGAAAACGGAGAAAGCCGGATGTTGCCGAGGTCGTCGACGCCCAGGCCGAGGGGGTGGGGTTGGCGCATTGGCTGGCCGCGCTGCCGGCCTTGCAGGGGTTGGGGCTCGGGCTTTGGGACGCCTCGCCCGAGGTGCTGGCCGGGATTGCAGGCAAGGCCCGTGCGAAACTTGCCGAGGCCCGGGCGCAGCGCCGGTTCGTGCCGCGCCGGCTGGCGCCGGTGCTGTTTGCCGGGGCGGGCGTGCGGGCCGCGTTGCGGGCCGCGCCGCGGGGGATCGAGGCGCTGGCCGGTGCCGCCCCTTCGGAATTCCGCCGCCGCCTGGCGCTTGGCGCCTTTGCCCTGACGCATCGCTGGTGGATATGA
- the eno gene encoding phosphopyruvate hydratase, with the protein MTAIIDIFAREILDSRGNPTVEVDVTLEDGTMGRAAVPSGASTGAHEAVEKRDGDKARYLGKGVLEAVAAVNGEIAENLIGEDATEQVAIDRMMIELDGTPNKGRLGANAILGVSLAVAKAAAEACTQPLYRYVGGAGARVLPVPMMNIINGGEHADNPIDIQEFMIMPVAAENIREAVRMGSEVFHTLKKELSSAGLATGVGDEGGFAPNLSSTRDALDFILKAIEKAGYQPGDDIMLALDCASTEYFKGGKYEMAGEGKSLSPAENVAYLEALCNDYPILSIEDGCAEDDWDGWKLLTDTLGSRVQLVGDDLFVTNPARLAEGIAKGCGNSLLVKVNQIGTLTETLDAVRMADRARYTSVMSHRSGETEDATIADLAVATNCGQIKTGSLARSDRLAKYNQLIRIEEMLGAAAEYAGKSILRG; encoded by the coding sequence ATGACCGCCATCATCGACATATTCGCGCGCGAGATACTGGACAGCCGGGGCAACCCGACGGTCGAGGTCGATGTGACGCTGGAAGACGGCACCATGGGCCGGGCGGCGGTGCCCTCGGGCGCCTCGACCGGCGCGCATGAGGCGGTGGAAAAGCGCGACGGCGACAAGGCGCGCTACCTGGGCAAGGGCGTGCTCGAGGCCGTCGCCGCCGTCAACGGCGAGATCGCCGAGAACCTGATCGGCGAGGATGCGACCGAGCAGGTCGCCATCGACCGCATGATGATCGAACTGGACGGCACCCCGAACAAGGGCCGGCTGGGCGCCAATGCCATCCTGGGCGTGTCGCTGGCGGTGGCCAAGGCCGCGGCCGAGGCCTGCACCCAGCCGCTCTATCGCTATGTCGGCGGCGCCGGTGCCCGCGTGCTGCCGGTGCCGATGATGAACATCATCAACGGCGGCGAACATGCCGACAACCCGATCGACATCCAGGAATTCATGATCATGCCGGTGGCGGCGGAGAACATCCGCGAAGCCGTGCGCATGGGCTCGGAAGTCTTCCACACGCTGAAGAAGGAACTGTCCTCGGCCGGCCTCGCCACCGGCGTCGGCGACGAGGGCGGCTTCGCGCCGAACCTCAGCTCGACCCGCGATGCGCTGGACTTCATCCTCAAGGCCATCGAGAAGGCCGGCTACCAGCCCGGCGACGACATCATGCTGGCGCTGGACTGCGCCTCGACCGAATATTTCAAGGGCGGCAAATACGAGATGGCCGGCGAGGGCAAGTCGCTGAGCCCGGCCGAGAACGTCGCCTACCTGGAAGCGCTCTGCAACGACTACCCGATCCTGTCGATCGAGGACGGCTGCGCCGAGGACGACTGGGACGGCTGGAAACTGCTGACCGACACGCTGGGCAGCCGGGTGCAGCTGGTCGGCGACGACCTCTTCGTGACCAACCCGGCGCGGCTGGCCGAGGGCATCGCGAAGGGCTGCGGCAACTCGCTGCTGGTCAAGGTGAACCAGATCGGCACCCTGACCGAGACGCTGGACGCGGTGCGCATGGCCGACCGCGCGCGCTATACCTCGGTGATGTCGCACCGCTCGGGCGAGACCGAGGACGCCACCATCGCCGACCTGGCGGTGGCGACGAATTGCGGCCAGATCAAGACCGGCAGCCTCGCGCGCTCGGACCGGCTGGCGAAATACAACCAGCTGATCCGCATCGAGGAAATGCTGGGCGCCGCGGCCGAATATGCCGGCAAGTCCATCCTGCGCGGCTGA
- a CDS encoding endonuclease/exonuclease/phosphatase family protein, whose product MPKSPDRLRLASYNLHKCRGMTGPHAPERNLRVIAELDADVIALQEVDFRFGARPEALPRKLIEKTTGMVPAPFLGTGENSLGWHGQTILLRPELRDKAEIRRLPLPGIEPRGALVLRLPGLTVVAVHLGLMRSSRRAQLSRIIAQSRRIGHDRMALTGDFNEWHDSRGLEALEALRVITPGPSWPAPFPRLRYDRFAVSRSIEVLDCGVLDNEMARAASDHLPVWADLAVDAHEEVPRGYQPARVTSRIPGEDGAAGAD is encoded by the coding sequence ATGCCGAAAAGCCCCGACCGCCTGAGACTGGCCAGCTACAACCTGCACAAGTGCCGCGGCATGACCGGCCCGCACGCGCCCGAGCGCAACCTGCGCGTCATCGCCGAACTGGATGCCGACGTGATCGCCCTGCAAGAGGTCGATTTCCGCTTCGGCGCCCGGCCCGAGGCGTTGCCGCGCAAGCTGATCGAAAAGACCACGGGCATGGTCCCCGCCCCCTTTCTGGGCACCGGCGAAAATTCGCTGGGCTGGCACGGCCAGACCATCCTGCTGCGCCCCGAACTGCGCGACAAGGCCGAGATCCGCCGCCTGCCCCTGCCGGGGATCGAGCCCAGGGGCGCGCTGGTGCTGCGCCTGCCGGGGCTGACGGTGGTAGCGGTGCATCTGGGGCTGATGCGCTCGTCGCGCCGCGCGCAGCTGTCGCGCATCATCGCCCAGTCGCGGCGCATCGGCCATGACCGCATGGCGCTGACCGGGGATTTCAACGAATGGCACGATTCGCGCGGGCTCGAGGCGCTGGAGGCGCTGCGCGTCATCACCCCGGGCCCCAGCTGGCCCGCGCCCTTCCCGCGCCTGCGCTATGACCGCTTTGCCGTCTCGCGCAGCATCGAGGTGCTGGATTGCGGCGTGCTGGACAACGAGATGGCGCGGGCGGCCTCGGACCACCTGCCGGTCTGGGCCGATCTGGCGGTCGATGCGCATGAGGAGGTGCCGCGCGGCTATCAGCCGGCCCGCGTCACCTCGCGCATTCCCGGCGAGGATGGGGCGGCCGGGGCGGATTGA
- a CDS encoding protein adenylyltransferase SelO — protein sequence MIHFDNSYARLPEGFFTRTRPTPVRDPQLVALNRPLAERLGFDADWLASPEGVAVLAGNALPEGAEPIAQAYAGHQFGGFVPQLGDGRAVLLGEVVAPDGARFDIQLKGAGPTPFSRRGDGRAWLGPVLREYLVSEFMAAFGIPTTRALAAVTTGETVIRETVLPGAVLTRVAASHIRVGTFEFYAARGDRQRLQLLADHVIARHYPDASGAADLLQRVVERQAATIAGWMALGFIHGVMNTDNMSVSGETIDYGPCAFMDGYRPDKVFSSIDAQGRYAWNEQPNIAVWNLAQFASCLVPLMGNDDAAVAEATRIVHSFPGLYQAEWLNRFAAKLGIAAPQPQDRALIERLLTLMAAEEADFTRTFAGLVDGRARDEFRAPERFDAWAEGWQARIRDLPDAAQVMARANPRRIPRNHRIEAVIAAGREGDYGPFHALDAALRAPFQDRPEWDGYALAPQPDEIVRRTFCGT from the coding sequence ATGATCCACTTCGACAACAGCTATGCCCGACTGCCGGAAGGTTTCTTCACCCGCACCCGACCGACGCCGGTGCGCGACCCGCAGCTTGTGGCGCTGAACCGGCCGCTGGCCGAGCGGCTGGGCTTCGACGCCGACTGGCTTGCCAGCCCCGAGGGCGTGGCCGTGCTGGCCGGCAACGCCCTGCCCGAGGGGGCCGAGCCCATCGCGCAGGCCTATGCCGGCCACCAGTTCGGCGGCTTCGTGCCGCAGCTCGGCGACGGGCGCGCGGTCCTGCTGGGCGAGGTGGTGGCCCCCGACGGGGCGCGCTTCGACATCCAGCTGAAGGGCGCGGGGCCCACGCCCTTCTCGCGCCGGGGCGACGGGCGGGCCTGGCTGGGTCCGGTGCTGCGCGAATACCTGGTCAGCGAGTTCATGGCGGCATTCGGCATTCCGACCACGCGCGCCCTGGCGGCCGTCACCACCGGCGAGACGGTGATCCGCGAGACGGTCCTGCCCGGCGCGGTGCTGACCCGCGTGGCCGCCAGCCATATCCGCGTCGGCACCTTCGAATTCTACGCCGCGCGCGGCGACCGGCAACGGCTGCAGCTTCTGGCCGATCACGTCATCGCCCGGCACTATCCCGATGCCTCGGGCGCGGCCGACCTGCTGCAGCGCGTGGTCGAGCGGCAGGCGGCGACCATCGCCGGCTGGATGGCGCTCGGCTTCATCCACGGGGTGATGAACACCGACAACATGTCGGTCTCGGGCGAGACCATCGACTACGGCCCCTGCGCCTTCATGGACGGCTACCGGCCCGACAAGGTGTTCAGCTCGATCGACGCCCAGGGCCGCTATGCCTGGAACGAACAGCCCAACATCGCGGTCTGGAACCTGGCGCAATTCGCCAGCTGCCTGGTGCCCCTGATGGGCAATGACGACGCGGCGGTGGCCGAGGCCACGCGCATCGTCCACAGCTTCCCCGGCCTCTATCAGGCCGAATGGCTGAACCGCTTTGCCGCCAAGCTGGGCATCGCCGCGCCGCAGCCCCAGGATCGCGCGCTGATCGAGCGGCTCTTGACGCTGATGGCGGCCGAGGAGGCGGATTTCACCCGCACCTTCGCCGGGCTGGTGGATGGCCGCGCCCGCGACGAGTTCAGGGCGCCCGAGCGGTTCGACGCCTGGGCCGAGGGCTGGCAGGCGCGCATCCGCGACCTGCCGGACGCCGCGCAGGTCATGGCGCGCGCCAATCCGCGCCGCATCCCGCGCAACCACCGCATCGAGGCAGTGATCGCGGCCGGGCGCGAAGGCGATTACGGCCCCTTCCACGCGCTCGACGCCGCCTTGCGCGCCCCCTTCCAGGACCGGCCGGAATGGGACGGCTATGCGCTGGCTCCGCAGCCAGATGAGATCGTCCGCCGCACCTTCTGCGGCACCTGA
- a CDS encoding DMT family transporter — MPVLTYATLFTAITLEVVGTTFLQRSEQFTRLVPTLLMGLCYAGSFYFLSLALRAMPLGIAYAIWSGLGIVLVSLIGLVVFGQRLDFAAVLGLSMIVAGVVIVNLFSGSVTH; from the coding sequence ATGCCGGTCCTGACCTATGCCACGCTTTTCACCGCCATCACGCTGGAGGTGGTCGGCACCACCTTCCTGCAGCGCAGCGAGCAGTTCACTCGGCTTGTCCCCACGCTGCTGATGGGGCTGTGCTATGCCGGTTCGTTCTACTTCCTGTCGCTGGCCTTGCGCGCCATGCCGCTGGGCATCGCCTATGCGATCTGGAGCGGGCTCGGCATCGTGCTGGTCTCGCTGATCGGGCTGGTCGTCTTTGGCCAGCGGCTGGATTTCGCGGCGGTGCTCGGGCTTTCCATGATCGTCGCGGGGGTGGTCATCGTGAACCTGTTCTCGGGCAGCGTGACGCATTGA
- the obgE gene encoding GTPase ObgE, whose amino-acid sequence MKFLDLAKVYVRSGGGGAGCVSFRREKFIEYGGPDGGDGGKGGDVWAEAVEGLNTLIDFRFQQHFFAKSGGHGMGAQRTGASGDDILLRVPVGTEILEEDQETVVADLTEPGQRVLLARGGNGGFGNLHFKSSTNRAPRHANPGQPGVERTLWLRLKLIADAGLVGLPNAGKSTFLAAVSNARPKIADYPFTTLHPNLGVVGVDGHEFVMADIPGLIEGASEGRGLGDQFLGHVERSRVLLHLVDGTAEDVAQDARTILTELEAYSPALAEKPRVTALNKIDALDPETLAERKAALEAEIGGPVLLMSGVSREGVTEVLRALWSRIAPSRRPAEDREDKPWQP is encoded by the coding sequence GTGAAATTCCTCGATCTCGCCAAGGTCTATGTCCGCTCGGGCGGCGGGGGCGCGGGCTGCGTGTCCTTCCGCCGCGAGAAGTTCATCGAGTACGGCGGGCCGGACGGCGGCGACGGCGGCAAGGGCGGCGATGTCTGGGCCGAGGCGGTCGAGGGGCTGAACACCCTGATCGACTTTCGCTTCCAGCAGCATTTCTTTGCCAAGTCGGGCGGGCACGGCATGGGGGCGCAGCGCACCGGCGCCTCGGGAGACGACATCCTGCTGCGGGTGCCGGTCGGCACCGAGATCCTGGAAGAGGACCAGGAAACCGTGGTCGCCGACCTGACCGAGCCCGGACAGCGCGTGCTGCTAGCCAGGGGCGGCAATGGCGGCTTTGGCAACCTGCATTTCAAAAGCTCGACCAACCGCGCGCCGCGCCATGCCAATCCCGGCCAGCCGGGGGTGGAGCGCACGCTGTGGCTGCGGCTGAAGCTGATCGCCGATGCCGGGCTGGTGGGGCTGCCCAATGCCGGGAAATCGACCTTTCTTGCCGCCGTCTCGAACGCGCGGCCCAAGATCGCCGACTACCCCTTCACCACGCTGCACCCGAACCTGGGCGTGGTCGGCGTGGACGGGCATGAATTCGTCATGGCCGACATTCCCGGCCTGATCGAGGGGGCAAGCGAGGGCAGGGGGCTCGGCGACCAGTTCCTGGGCCATGTCGAGCGTTCGCGCGTGCTTTTGCACCTGGTCGACGGCACCGCCGAGGACGTGGCGCAGGACGCCCGTACCATCCTGACCGAACTCGAAGCCTATTCCCCGGCGCTGGCGGAAAAGCCGCGGGTGACGGCGCTGAACAAGATCGACGCGCTCGACCCCGAGACTCTGGCCGAGCGCAAGGCGGCGCTCGAGGCCGAGATCGGCGGCCCGGTCCTGCTGATGTCCGGCGTCTCGCGCGAGGGCGTGACCGAGGTCCTGCGCGCGCTCTGGTCGCGGATCGCGCCCTCGCGCAGGCCCGCCGAGGATCGGGAAGACAAGCCGTGGCAGCCGTGA